A segment of the Nerophis lumbriciformis linkage group LG08, RoL_Nlum_v2.1, whole genome shotgun sequence genome:
tccactgacacatgccttctctatctgaccgaccacatcaaacatgatgtggacgcgggcaaatactgcggcatggtcatgctggatcttcaaaaggcctttgacaccgttaaccacgctatactgttggataagctcagagcaatcggatttgacaaaacctcatcgagctggatgcaatcttacttggaggggagggaacaggtggtagaggtgaacggcaccgtgtccccctcccccccctcagtgagctgtggagtcccccaaggcagtatattggggcctttactgttcctaatatacataaacaacttgtcatcagcatgctactgtgaattgttcctgtttgcgtTTGACTtggccttgctggtatcagacaaggacaagtcacaggtggagaaaatcctcagtgctgaactctgtagtacttgcacctggctcgctgacaacaagctatccatacacttgggtaaaacggaatccatcctgtttgggtcccacatcaaccttaagaaagtcaatgacttcactataaaagtgggtgacattgttgtcaccaggaaagatgaggtcacctacctaggttccattctagaggctaatctttcctgtgataaaatggcaaccaaggtaatcaaaaaggtcaaccaacaaacaagatttctctatagaatctcctctctggtcaccatgaggattctagcgggaactctcgttcaaccctttttcgattacgcatgcacctcctggtaccctagcacctccaaaaccctcaaatctaaactccaaacatcccagaacaagctagtcagattacttctagacctccaccccagatcccacctcactcctacccacttctccaaagtgggctggctcagggtggaggacagagtaaaacaacttgcactgagcctagtctataaaatccactagacctccctgataccgaagtacatgtcaaactaccataatcacaacaccagggggagctccactaaccacgttaaacccagattccgaactaacaaaggtcttaactcattctctttctatgccacatcaatgtggaatgcgctcccaacaggtataaaagaaagggcatctctatcctcctccaaaaccgcaataaaagtacacctccaggcaacttcaaccctaaactaacaccctccccggattgttaataatcaaatgtaaatacttttcttatgcggatctctctctctctctctatgcccactacttgctgtatatatcctaccaagtcagacctacactgtttcaatatccatttctctgttctcaattgttgatgactgatgataacaaccaaacctaaccccttaCTTTGAATTATATCTCCCCACAGGTCTTCTTTCCCAAAACTATCTCTTTCCCACTGCTACTTAATGAGGTACTCCAAAACCTCTTCCTGCAAAATCGTTCTTCATCAAAGTTACCGCTTTGCTTCGTATACTTTCCTCACTCCCACTCAAAATTCCCTGACCTTGTCCATAAACTGTGCGCTTCAAGGGATTACCTTTTCTCAAAACGAACTCTGATATCAACGAAAGAAACAATAACAAAAGTATgtgtgtctgtaaataaataaatacaaatgcatCATATTCAGCAATAGCTGTAAGATGAAACAAACGTTTTCATTTGAGTTACTTCTCAAATAGAATTTCACAGCGATTACTGAATGTTAGTgaatcttttgaatttcttttcacGAATGGGACTAtcaccagcacccccgcgaccccaaaaagtgaCTAGCGGTCGAAATGgattttaaaaacacaaaacgATTGGTCTATTTGAATTTCATTTTGAAATTCAACTGgaaaaataacatatttttcaTGTCGAAAGGCAGTAATAACATTTAAATAACGGTTTGAATTtcgttatatatttaatatataatgtttaaaaaaatgtttcttcagGCCAGTCCGTAGTCTTGTCCTTTAAAAAGTagcaacttccggttccggtgttGGAAAACATAGGTTTTTGGACTGTTTTTTCGTTTCTGCTGACTGTTTTTTGTCgtattaaatataaaatgctAATCAAACcggattttttttggtatttaaaaaaagaatgctttatttttcaattatattttttgtgtttaaaaatgaagTTCAGATAAACTAATCGTTTTTTGTTCTTAAATTCACATTCATAAAACGAAAATGcaatgaccaaaacatacactgtgcaatctactaataaaagtttcaatcaatcaatcaaaacaatgaCCCGAAATGATCTTGAATGACGTCCTGTTATGACTAGGTCCTCAATGCGCAGTCGTCAATGTGTCATTTCCGGTCGTCACGCAATTGGCTACTTCGAATTTCGAACGATGTTATTGGTTCGTTACAAGGTATTTAAAAATACAAACGGTCTTCTCCCaacaggaaaacaagagggtTTTTTTTCTCCCCCGAAAGTAAGTCATTCCATGTATCAACGCAGGAGTTGTATGTGATGAAAAGAAGATTCTATCCAGTCAGCTTTTTTGGTTAATTTGAGGTACGTGGTGCTAATTCGTATACTACTTCAATTTAAAAACACGTTTGTGAGCTGTTTTGTTATCAACCAGTTGACGTTAGCCACCTTTCTttgggaattgattgattgattgatacttttattagtagattgcacagtacagtacatattccgtacaattgaccactaaatagtaacacccgagtaagtttttcaacttgtttaagtcggggtcaacgTTAATAAATTCATGGAAGTTTAAGTAAAGCCTGGAAATGTAACTGTGAACGAAAACATTGGAATGATTGTAGATGCTAACTATAAAATGAAACGTCATCGTTAACACGGTTAAAGTTAGCATCTCTAATTTAGCTGTTTGAAGTTCGAACTATTTTTTATGAACAATGTAATGCAGTGATATGAATAGCGATGACAGATTCACACATTAACCATGTTTTCTTACATGACAAAGACGAATATTTCGCTCACAATTGATGTAGCACTGACGTCATTTGGGGTTatgttttgtataaaaaatgGATAGGCTTCAACTATCACGTGACCTACTGTTTCCTGGGCTAATGCATAATAAATTTGGCCACAAGGGCAAATTACAGTATTATAGTTGCTGCATTTATGTAAAATAATCGTTGACAAAAAGGTAATTGTATTTCTAatagtttttttcattatttttccaTTTAGGGTTATTTCAAGCCTTTTGTCAATAATGAATCCTATATAGTAACATTACATACTTCCAGGGATTCACTGCAAGCAGACTCCTTCTGTTGCAAACTTTGTCATCGGTTAAGAAACGGTCTTATCAGCTAGGTGCAGCTTAATTTTTTTTCCAGCGACCCCCTCGCCTCAGATTGTTTTGAGGCGTTTCTGTGAGTTGTAAGTAAGTACAGTACTTCTATTTAACAGGATGAGCgttgttgaaataaatgatgagaaTTGTGGCGTCTGCCCTGGAGGAGGAAAGCACAGCGGCACAAGCGACGACATTTTCGCTCTAGATCAGCCGACCGGGAGGCCGTCCATCTTGCGTCAGACAGAAAACCTCCCCAGCAAGACGGTGCCAAAGGGCATCAAGGTACACCATATTCAGTCAAATCactttattttttgatttgtgtACTCACCGATATTCTGTGTCTAGGTTTGTTTCCAGACTCCAAGAAGAGACCCAGTGACCAAAAGGATTATGTCTCCTAAAAAGTTGGTCAACGCTGCATGTGTGAATGAGTGCACAAAAGCAATGGAGTCTTTAAATTTGGACATGACCAAGTATGTGTTATATACAAGTGAAACATTGTACCATTTtagaccaaaacatttttttctttttctagtaCGATGCCACCACAGACATCTGAGCTACCTGATGGTCCCCAAAAAGGTACCATATCTGACTTTTACTTGCATTTACACTTAAAAGCATACATTGGAAGCATACAAAGTCAAACACATTATATTCTGTGATGCCAGTTAACGTGAATTTACAAAAAACAATCAACTATAGTTGAAAAGTCAAGTCCATAGTAAAACTGTCACCACCATAAAGCATATAACTACAATGCTTTGACTTGAGTAACATGCTCAGGCTCCTATTGTCATACGAGTGTGAAAATAGTCAGAGTTACACTTTTTGAAGATACAGTATACTAGAGTTTCAGAATTGAGAAGAGGTGGGCTTGCTGAGGCATACTTAACTTTATGCAttttcatgcttttttttttacatgaactgTCATACAAGTCTAAAGATGAGTGAACCGCTggataataaaagtaaaataaaattgaGCTACCGGTACTTACCTTTTATAAGACCAACAAGAGTTTAAAGAGAAGTCAGCTAAACTTCATTATGCCTCCAACAttaactgtcataaaagtgtaataaAGGAGAACCCCAGTTTTTTAAAGTGGAAAAACCAAACTGCGTGTGTACTCATACTTAACTACACTGTGTGTGTGGAAAGTAGGGTTCCGCAATATAGATAATCTAAATTTGGTTGAGGACAGaagttttattgttattgttgtattTCTCATATATTGATACATTCAAAATGTGTCCTGCAAATCTGACAAGAGAACAAATTGGTCCACGCACAGTAGCTTCCTCACTAGTGAGTTTGCGGCTTACAACCCTTTActgtgcaaagccacttctaagtcagcaatcctcgactccatggtggcaaaaaatactaagggcccgatttactaagatccaattaGCAGGTGCAAAACAGTGTGTTTATACGATAAAATTGCGTGTACTGTcagtgggtgtgttgcgtgtgatcgaCGAAAACTCTGTGTGCTATTCATGACTGGTGCAGATCGCCttttttaaatgaggattttgcatgcaCTCATGGTGCCTTAACTCTGGAGACACtcaatcatttactgcacatttatttTATCGTGCATGTTTTGCCGGGTTTTCGAAGAAGCAGCAGACATGTATCACTTTTTATGGACATTTCAGAAACCAGCTGTCCTGACACCTGCAGTGCATCTGCAATGGAACTAACTTTTTTTCAGTGCGCTCTTTGCTGCGTCACTGCGAAtgtgaagaaaatgcatattgcaagtagGTTTTTTTCCACATCGGAAATATGTTAATACAGTATATCTTGTATAATAAACAAACCAAACATCATTCTAATAAGTCTGTTGCTGAATAGATGATTATGTCTAATTATTTCTAACAGTTAAAATATGACATTGAGGCTAGCTCTAACAGCTTTAATAAAAACCTAAGTGAAAGCTCagctaagtttaaaaaaaaaaaaaaagaaaaaaaaaagggaaaattcAAATATAAGGATAAGGATAGATAATGATATAATGAAACTCATGAAGGAAAGAGACAACACATTAAAAATATCTTCAAAAACAGAATTTAACAGTGATCGCCAGATTTTTTCATCACTTACAAATAAAGTTGTAAAACAGGTCCGTAAAGCTAAGGcaaactttttttaattgaaaaaatagaaGGGGTGGGGGAAGTAATGggaaaaatgatttgggaaaacTTAAATAAGCTACTAGCTACATACACATTTAAGTACACAAACTGGAAAATATGGATATAATTACTGATAGTTTTAATAGATTCTTTATTCGTTCAATTGAAGAACTGACAGCCCACTTAAAATGCCTATACATCAATATAAGCCGCTGGATTATACGATGCCAATATATAATAACTATTTCTGAGGTTTTAAAAATTAGTTAATCTCTAAAAAGTATAAAAGCAAACGACTTCCTAAAGATTCTTAAAGAGGTGTTTGCAAGTTCGATTGcacatttaataaatacatttataaatcaGGGTAAATTGCCATTGACATAGAAGACTGCAAGAGTTACCACAGTTTTTATAGATCTGACAAAACTATTGGCCGATAAATATTTTACCAATTGTATCAAAAATAGCAGAAAAGTGGGTTGCCACAAAGATAATTGAACACCTAAACGGTGGACATACCCCTCTTCATTCAATGCAATTTGGGATCCATAAACATCTCTTCAGAAACAGCTGCCAgttgctttttcaaaaatgtaataaGCCTTTTAGATCAGCGTGGCTATATAGgtactgtttttgtttttaatacaatacatcatgcattgcttctttTTAAATTAACTAACTTCAACTTCTTTATTAGTGCCCTCTGCTGGATGAAATCACATTTTGCAAATAGCCAAAAAGATGTAAAAAATAGGAAATTCAGTAATTTTATCTTTTTTGCTCCGCTGGAGTCCCACAAGGCTCAATACTAGGCCCAATTTTATTCAGTCTCTGTCAATGATGTGTGTTCAACTGTCAAGATTCAGATACAATACATTAATTCTatgtctaaatcactttaaaaatgcattcaaaaactgtcaccGATACTTAATTTACGCTCCGTaaactgtataataaccaagctgtcgtgacattgttattgtaagagcaaacactgaggaactcttttttcctatcgtagtaacacatcgacATGCTTCGATATAAGCTGAAAAAGctagctacggaaagagataagataGTAACTACGTCAACACAAAATGCGTTTGATTTTCTAATGCACAACACACTGCGATaacacaccaatctgtactgactgaaaaacatgaacaatcatatcacaGTATTGgcacacatttcatgttttgtttgtacacggcTAGCCAGACAGCTTATGCGTTGTAGTTGTACGGTGATGTGCTGCATATATCATGAATaatattaaagtgtgactcactcgatggatagttgtgcgtttggtccagctggctgtggacattttttccggtttatttggatAAGGACTcgatttatgtcgaaatagcatggcttcaagaCCCACATTTTACAGCTTCGAGACACACCGACCTCCCTCTCTCTGCTTCCgtttgctccaacgtctcactctttctTCGTGCTCACTTCTACaaacagcagttcatcctctgtatatgcaggttcaaaaagataaggttgtgaatcctcatttgtccaaaaatagtcgtctttgtagtcagttaccaagtctgccatcatTACAACACACACGCCtttgtatccggaagtaggaccacacagttgttgccagaagtcagacgtgcgctgctatggcaaCGAAAATCTATGTGCTGAAGAAATCAGTCAATgataaaaatatggtaaatattgtaaatattacatactgttatgaatgtgtctgttactacatcatatatagacttgcagcgtgtaaattaaacgttgatggagggtttttaatttgttttagagggctttgaaagccacagcggtgactcccattagctgcatctttaaaggggaactgcacttttttccgaAATTTTGCCGATAgttgacaatcattatgagacaagaagaccgatgtatttctttctttaatgcattctaaaaataaaatacattcgatcaaaagtccgcttacaatagagcctgtgggagccgttcaattctgcctgtaGAGCGCCTTAAAACATCCAAatgcctccattagggttttatatacagtacaggccaaacgtttggacacatcttctcattcaatgcattttctttattttcatgactatttacattgtcactgaaggcatcaaaacggaATGAACagttgtggagttatgtacttaacaaaaaaagtgaaagaactgaaaacatgttttatattgtagtttcttcaaaatagccatcctttgctctTGTTGTTTAGTTCAAGTGTTGAGAAACAcacatacagtgcatctggaaagtattcacagcgcttcactttttccacattttgttatgttactgccttattccaaaatggaatacattccttTTTGTTCACCAAATTCCACAGACAATACTCTATAATGACAGTgaaaagctattttttttttttttttttttttttttttaatttagcaaatttatttaaataaagatgtgaaataattcacatgtacataagtatccaCAGCCTTTGCTCggtacttagttgatgcacctttggcagcaactaCAGTCTCaaatctttttgaatatgatgccacaagcttggcaaaaCTATCTTtgtgcagttttgcccattcctctttgcagcacctctcaagctccatcaggttggataagaagtgttgttttttatccaggatgtccCTGTGCAATGCTGCATTCAACTTTCCTTTTATTCTGAGTAGTCTCCCAGGTCCTGCTGCTGAaaagcatccccacagcatgatgttgccaccaccatgcttcactgtagtggtattagcctggtgatgagcggtgcctggtttcctccaaacatgacgcctggcgttCACGCAAAATAAATCCATCTTTGTCTCATAAGACAAgataatatttttttgtcatggtcTGAGGGTATTTAAGGTGCATGTTAGCAATTTTTTTTGACTAAGAAATTACTTccatctggccactctaccataggcCTGATTGGTAGATTGCTGCAGAGTTGTTTGTCCTTGTGGAAGCTTTTCCTTCTCTCCAGAGTTATCTGTATCTCTGACAGATTGACTTTCCGGGTTTTAGTCACCtctctgactagactaagatgaatgcagcaatgtacagagacatcatggatgaaaaccaacgcttcccactcAGTCTTAAGGAGCTTGGCAtgtgctgcaaaaaggaatgggcgaaactgcccaaagataggtgtgccaagcttgtggcatcgtattcaaagatccgaccagctccgtTTTATTTCAGAGTACTTatattccagttttgcacacatttcctttCATTTattaaatgtgggaattaatttaacggtttcttattacaaatgcacttcttttttcttttttttaagttgcaagtgataaataacctgactctcgccagatgcTTGTAGTTCggtgagctccacacaaggatctgggacttctcaataggagatgtatgtaagaaggcggggccttgtttaaaaaaaaaaaattaaaaaaaattaattgtatgcGATTGGATAAACCGCTTgttcgttatcttgaatgacgtgctacttcaaccactcacatccaaatccaCCCGTGATGCTGATGAGAGCGacactgggaaatccaaaacagaacagccgacatattggataacgacagagcgaaaagttagagaacttttactgaaacaaagcagcaatgtcagtagactatcgatgtcgcaaaacggttgcaatagcagaatcaatgtcagcacacgactcctcgctgcgtgccgccattgtttgaatcaaacagtcgcttcggcgcttctcacctcccagggggtgatgaagggtgatgggtcaaatgcagagaataatttcgccacacttagtgtgtgttacaatcattggtactttaactttacggcttatctatgaaatcccgcctggcaatcctgattggttcattattttttgctatcttgaaggagtttgcgttgccctcgagcccagatccttgtgtggagctcagcaaactacaaggatctggcgagagtcaggttaagtgataaatgcttatttagtgaaacaaaaataaatgtaaaactgcatcaatatacataaagatgcatcaataatctatttttaaccgaatcgtagctcctgaattgtaattgaattgtgaggtgcccagATTCCCACCTCCTAATGGTTATCATCACAATTTCCTTCTCCTGCCATTATATAAATAGCCAAAGGAAAAAGCCAAGCACACCAACAGAGTTGATCCTTTCCTCCACTTCTCTCACACTGCCATTTTGTACAACTTGAGTAGCTTTAggtcacaggggtgtcaaactacaaCTGCACAATTGGATaagcattttattattttaacggattgattgataacttgctttaatatcataagtcatacatttatttttgggaACAAAATAATTGTTGGAATATCTTTTACATGATTAGATCAGATCCCTTGTgccttgagtttgagtttgacacAAATGCATTAGAGATGTCTCTGTTTATGCCATTTAAGAGTGCTGAAGTTTTATTGAATTTGTTGGGATTTTACAGCGGAATTATCTTATCCAGATGATGACATGCCGATACAAAGCAAAGGAGGCTACCAGTTGGATTTTGACAACCTTGACAACATGAACCCTTTCCAGAGTTCTAATAAGATGGTCCTCTCACCTCCAAGGTCTCTACTTGAGAACTCTCCTGCCAAACAACCAGAAAATATCTGGAGTGAGCCAACCAGCAAGTCCGATTCTGCATTGGACGAGACCCTTCCCTTCGCCCCCACTGTAGAGAATTCCCTGGTTTCCAGCGAGCTCAGCTCTGCAGACAGCAGTGTGGTTATTATGACTCTTCCTGCCATGGAGCAAGAATCACGCAGCACCACACCTGATGTCCCTGCCAAGACGTACCCAAACGGCAACCTGAATGAACCTCTGGAAAGTCTTGTTGAAGATGCTCCGCTGCCTTCAAAAGGATCATACAACTTTGATGTAGACAACATTGATTTAATCGATCCTTTCAAAACAGAAGGCTCCAAAATTCAGAACTCTCCTGTCCTGGAGAGGAAGTCAACAGATGACCAGGAGATGAAGCAAATCCATCCTGCCGATTTAGAGGTGCCCGAGGTGTTCCAGGAAATGCCCGTTCATGTTTGTGTGAAGCCTATCGCCACTGTGGCCCCCATTCCATCTGATGGCCAAGGTGCTGAATCCAAGGCCCCGCCAACTGCTGCATCTGCCAAGGAAGGCCCGATCAAGCTGGACTTTAACTTTGATGATGGCGGTGAGGTGAAACCGAAGACGCCACCCAAGAGGTTTGGCAAAAGACCATCAGGCCTCAAACCCAATGATAACAAGTCGGATTTGAAGGCACCAGGAGAACTTGTAGAAAAGTCTATGGCCGGTGGCGATGCAGATGTGGGGGCCCTCAAAGTTGTGTACTCTTTAGACTTTGAAAAGCTTGATGACCCCAATTTTAAGCCTTTTGGAACAAAGTCCAACATCACCAACTCTCCCAAGAGCAGCCTCCATACAAGTTCCCTACCCGCCCAGGAGGATAAAACACCTGTTTGGTATGGAGTCTAATCTAGTCTGT
Coding sequences within it:
- the tacc3 gene encoding transforming acidic coiled-coil-containing protein 3 codes for the protein MSVVEINDENCGVCPGGGKHSGTSDDIFALDQPTGRPSILRQTENLPSKTVPKGIKVCFQTPRRDPVTKRIMSPKKLVNAACVNECTKAMESLNLDMTNTMPPQTSELPDGPQKAELSYPDDDMPIQSKGGYQLDFDNLDNMNPFQSSNKMVLSPPRSLLENSPAKQPENIWSEPTSKSDSALDETLPFAPTVENSLVSSELSSADSSVVIMTLPAMEQESRSTTPDVPAKTYPNGNLNEPLESLVEDAPLPSKGSYNFDVDNIDLIDPFKTEGSKIQNSPVLERKSTDDQEMKQIHPADLEVPEVFQEMPVHVCVKPIATVAPIPSDGQGAESKAPPTAASAKEGPIKLDFNFDDGGEVKPKTPPKRFGKRPSGLKPNDNKSDLKAPGELVEKSMAGGDADVGALKVVYSLDFEKLDDPNFKPFGTKSNITNSPKSSLHTSSLPAQEDKTPVCANENIFIQVNKQAVPDVIQKAEQTVADLDKGVLPKVELLTQQPETCVSEFVPGTEFMANNFEEQIDYLEQFGSCSFKESALRKQSLYLKFDPLLKESPKKCGGNLIVPAQATQPTALVSRFEMPPVAEKEAANLPQKLSCKLTDDITAPTLANLGSSFSPSANTEDIIEVLKYSQKDMDAAIAKVQAESKKKEEEMCAKYKTLHDEGQEMRKIIAEFELIIAKMIADQEKEREVSQGKLNEAHLEKKQIANDLNNLERSFSELFKRLEKYKEVIDGYKKNEETLKACAQDYLVRIKKEEQRYHTLKAHAEEKISLANEEIAEVRSKYKAEVSAMQVKLRWDQLKAQSLEKNLDQKTKEVEDLTKLCDDLISQVQKG